One genomic window of Spirochaetae bacterium HGW-Spirochaetae-1 includes the following:
- a CDS encoding TIGR00730 family Rossman fold protein, whose product MNAKKTILAFDNPEFLRSREARAIRILSEYLEPEKRFQEKNILHTVVFFGSARFTPENKYYIAAEELAYEMVLMGRELEEKIGNGFYICTGGGPGIMEAANRGAHRAGEKTIGLNIELPNEQGCNPFITPELNFEFNYFFMRKFWFLYHAKAIIVFPGGFGTLDELFESLTLVQTKKIEKFDLPILLYDRDYWNDLINFPKLVEMELISPEDMKLIHFFSTPAEAINILKPRMINLMEYIEIYHEV is encoded by the coding sequence ATGAACGCAAAAAAAACCATACTGGCCTTTGACAACCCGGAATTCCTTCGATCCCGCGAAGCGCGGGCCATCAGAATCCTGAGCGAATATTTGGAACCTGAAAAAAGATTCCAGGAAAAAAACATTCTCCACACCGTGGTATTTTTTGGTTCAGCACGATTTACTCCGGAAAATAAATACTATATTGCCGCCGAAGAGCTGGCTTACGAAATGGTCCTTATGGGACGCGAGCTTGAGGAGAAAATTGGCAACGGTTTTTATATCTGTACCGGCGGCGGGCCCGGCATAATGGAAGCAGCCAACAGGGGCGCTCACCGCGCCGGGGAAAAGACCATCGGCCTTAACATCGAACTCCCCAACGAACAAGGATGCAATCCCTTCATCACGCCGGAGCTTAATTTTGAATTTAATTATTTCTTTATGAGAAAATTCTGGTTCCTCTATCACGCAAAAGCTATAATTGTTTTCCCCGGCGGATTCGGTACCCTGGATGAACTTTTTGAATCTCTAACCCTGGTACAAACGAAAAAAATTGAGAAGTTCGATCTTCCTATTCTATTATATGACAGGGATTACTGGAATGATCTGATCAATTTCCCCAAGCTCGTGGAAATGGAACTGATATCACCGGAAGACATGAAGCTCATTCACTTTTTTTCAACCCCGGCCGAGGCTATAAATATATTAAAACCGCGGATGATCAATCTCATGGAGTATATCGAGATTTACCACGAAGTCTGA
- a CDS encoding beta-N-acetylhexosaminidase, protein MKKTKVKIFFHTPIILLLCLIVTTCGKKRMFEKADALISTLSMEQKIGQMLMVALPGKAMNSDMEKILEKFLPGGVIYFGYNLTDDKGIAALTGEIQIKSMQNSGIPVFVSVDQEGGRVVRITSGVTQFPGNMAAGVGGDRDLVFQWARILGMEMRALGINMNLAPVLDVNNNPENPVINTRSFGSDPELVAGMGRAYIKGLQESRCIAVGKHFPGHGDTNKDSHLTLPVIHYGMDRLKRIELPPFAEAIDAGLECVMTAHIAFPEIVGNTDSATISPFFLTDVLRRDMKFEGVVMTDDMEMNAISGKYDLGEAAVKSVQAGSDIILISSYGVNTEKIFSALMEAVRKGAIDEKRINDSVRRIIELKLRYNIMDFKENRVVSGHVEYSEKEKKLEGKAGEVNEMLSRNALYYYGRDDLLKPGQETVRVFVSGSDVLRRSLKKDNNDFIVENISGLQGILRKIGKSSKPVIVYYHIYKPDFAELAMVKDMTGGKYMECVLVSSGDPFPVTRTGMFKSYLLSFSNTDISLELLAECLNGAVTPLKNNSVYLGMPGVK, encoded by the coding sequence ATGAAAAAAACAAAAGTAAAAATATTTTTCCATACTCCAATAATACTGTTGTTATGTTTGATAGTCACGACATGCGGGAAGAAGAGAATGTTTGAAAAGGCCGATGCCCTGATCAGTACACTGTCTATGGAACAGAAGATCGGGCAGATGCTCATGGTGGCCCTTCCAGGAAAAGCCATGAATTCCGATATGGAGAAAATACTGGAAAAATTTCTTCCCGGAGGTGTTATTTATTTTGGATACAATCTCACCGACGATAAGGGCATCGCGGCGCTCACCGGGGAGATACAGATTAAGTCCATGCAAAACAGCGGTATTCCCGTATTCGTTTCCGTTGATCAGGAGGGTGGCAGGGTCGTCAGGATAACATCGGGAGTTACACAGTTCCCCGGGAACATGGCCGCCGGTGTCGGTGGAGACCGGGATCTGGTTTTTCAGTGGGCACGTATACTCGGCATGGAAATGAGAGCGCTGGGTATAAATATGAACCTGGCTCCTGTATTGGATGTAAACAATAATCCGGAAAATCCCGTCATCAATACACGTTCCTTCGGTTCTGATCCGGAACTGGTGGCGGGAATGGGGCGGGCCTACATTAAGGGGCTCCAGGAATCGCGATGCATCGCCGTGGGGAAACATTTTCCCGGCCATGGAGATACCAATAAGGACTCGCATCTCACCCTGCCGGTGATCCATTATGGAATGGACAGGCTGAAAAGAATTGAGCTTCCCCCCTTCGCCGAAGCCATAGATGCCGGCCTGGAATGTGTCATGACAGCGCATATCGCCTTTCCTGAAATTGTCGGTAATACCGATTCGGCTACTATTTCACCATTTTTTCTCACCGATGTTTTGCGGCGGGACATGAAATTTGAGGGAGTTGTCATGACCGACGATATGGAGATGAATGCCATCTCAGGAAAATACGATCTGGGTGAGGCCGCGGTAAAATCAGTACAGGCCGGTTCGGATATAATCCTGATCAGTTCTTATGGCGTCAATACGGAAAAAATTTTCAGCGCACTCATGGAAGCCGTCCGGAAAGGTGCCATCGACGAAAAGAGGATAAATGATTCGGTGAGGAGAATCATCGAGTTAAAATTACGATATAATATAATGGACTTTAAAGAGAACAGGGTAGTGTCGGGCCATGTTGAATATTCCGAAAAGGAAAAAAAACTGGAAGGGAAGGCCGGTGAAGTAAACGAGATGCTGTCGCGCAACGCCCTTTATTATTACGGCAGGGACGATCTTCTGAAGCCGGGACAGGAAACGGTAAGGGTGTTTGTTTCGGGAAGCGATGTTTTACGCCGGTCCCTGAAAAAGGATAACAACGATTTCATCGTGGAAAACATTTCCGGGTTGCAGGGAATTCTGAGGAAAATAGGCAAATCATCAAAACCCGTCATTGTCTATTATCATATTTATAAACCTGATTTTGCCGAGCTGGCCATGGTGAAGGATATGACCGGAGGGAAATACATGGAATGTGTTCTTGTCAGCAGCGGCGATCCCTTCCCGGTGACCAGGACCGGCATGTTTAAATCGTATCTTCTGTCTTTTTCGAATACGGATATCTCTCTTGAGCTTCTGGCAGAATGTCTGAACGGGGCGGTGACTCCACTAAAAAATAATTCCGTCTACCTGGGGATGCCCGGTGTGAAATGA
- the alr gene encoding alanine racemase: protein MPTTIETYKNRPTRAEISLSRLKNNFLIVRSLIGPQVRIMAMIKANAYGHGILKVAEELLALGADYLGVAYLEEAVYLRKCGITAPILVLGAINTDQIADFLVNDIEITSSSMDKSLAISKEALKLGKRASVHLKIDTGMERIGVHWYNAESFIMNSHDLPGIDIKGIFSHLAKAESDPVFTGEQIARFDNTLEILDKKDMLPELVHLANSAGIINNAASHYTMVRPGIMLYGYDPHGYLPQREFGSRRLLPVMTLKTKVSYFKVCPADTGISYNHSYRTKSQTRIITLPIGYGDGYNRLLSNRGEVVIRHKHYPVAGTICMDQTTVDIGSDGTAYNGDDVLLFGSDGSDSIPLESLCEKIPTITYEFLCNISSRVPRIYIP, encoded by the coding sequence ATGCCAACTACCATTGAAACCTACAAAAATCGTCCCACCAGGGCGGAGATATCCCTTTCCCGGCTGAAAAACAATTTTCTCATCGTCAGGTCCCTTATTGGACCGCAGGTACGAATAATGGCCATGATCAAGGCCAATGCCTATGGACATGGCATACTCAAGGTAGCGGAAGAACTGCTCGCACTGGGAGCCGATTACCTGGGTGTGGCCTATCTCGAGGAGGCGGTATACCTGAGAAAATGCGGAATCACTGCACCGATACTGGTCCTGGGCGCCATTAATACTGACCAGATTGCCGATTTTCTTGTCAATGATATTGAAATAACCAGTTCATCCATGGATAAATCCCTGGCCATATCAAAGGAGGCCCTGAAACTGGGAAAAAGGGCTTCCGTACATCTGAAGATTGATACGGGCATGGAGCGTATCGGGGTCCACTGGTATAATGCCGAATCATTCATCATGAACTCCCATGACCTGCCCGGTATTGACATAAAAGGAATATTTTCCCATCTCGCCAAGGCTGAATCGGACCCGGTTTTCACCGGCGAGCAGATTGCCCGTTTCGACAACACCCTGGAAATCCTGGATAAAAAGGATATGCTGCCGGAACTGGTCCACCTGGCCAATTCGGCCGGAATCATAAACAATGCGGCGTCCCATTATACCATGGTGAGGCCCGGCATCATGCTCTACGGGTATGATCCTCACGGCTACCTTCCCCAACGGGAATTCGGGTCGCGCAGGCTTCTCCCTGTCATGACCCTGAAGACAAAAGTATCATATTTCAAGGTGTGTCCCGCCGATACGGGCATCAGCTACAATCATTCTTACCGGACAAAATCCCAGACCCGTATCATCACCCTTCCCATCGGTTACGGTGATGGATACAACCGGCTGCTCTCCAACCGGGGCGAAGTGGTGATCCGGCACAAACACTATCCCGTGGCAGGAACCATCTGCATGGATCAGACCACGGTGGATATCGGCAGCGATGGGACCGCCTATAATGGCGATGATGTGCTCCTTTTTGGCAGCGATGGTTCCGACAGCATCCCCCTGGAATCATTATGCGAGAAGATCCCCACCATTACCTATGAGTTTCTCTGCAATATAAGCTCACGGGTTCCCAGAATTTATATTCCATGA
- a CDS encoding RNA pseudouridine synthase, which produces MKNVMIEVIYEDNHIIVVDKKAGVLTQGDSSGKTSLYDLVKDYIRVTCGKPGEVFLGIVHRLDRVVSGVIVFARTSKAARRLHDQLLHKRTIKMYLALVPTGPALPEEWVNLEHTIRTDDGRSVITKENDTKGKKISLRYITLVRDSTYALLCIHLITGKKHQIRLQLSESGSPIVGDGLYGSREKMNDAIFLHSYFLRIKHPTKDEFCEFIAEIPSMFHEKLNITPEIEKIIIDTIQNEAAKYSAYTDS; this is translated from the coding sequence ATGAAGAATGTCATGATTGAAGTTATCTACGAAGACAATCATATTATCGTCGTGGACAAGAAAGCCGGTGTCCTCACCCAGGGCGACAGCTCCGGCAAAACTTCCCTCTATGATCTGGTAAAAGACTATATACGGGTGACATGCGGGAAACCCGGCGAGGTTTTCCTGGGGATTGTACACCGCCTCGACAGGGTGGTTTCCGGTGTTATCGTCTTTGCCCGGACATCCAAGGCGGCCCGGCGACTGCATGATCAGCTCCTTCATAAAAGAACCATAAAAATGTATCTTGCCCTGGTACCTACAGGTCCTGCATTGCCCGAAGAATGGGTAAATCTGGAGCATACCATTCGAACCGACGATGGCAGGTCCGTCATTACCAAAGAAAATGACACTAAAGGGAAAAAAATATCACTCAGGTATATCACCCTTGTCCGGGACAGCACCTATGCCCTGCTTTGCATTCATCTGATTACGGGGAAAAAACACCAGATACGCCTCCAGCTGTCTGAATCGGGTTCACCTATTGTGGGCGACGGACTGTATGGTTCCCGGGAAAAAATGAATGATGCCATTTTCCTGCATTCATATTTTTTAAGGATAAAACATCCGACAAAAGATGAATTTTGCGAATTTATTGCCGAAATCCCCTCAATGTTCCATGAAAAATTAAATATTACCCCCGAAATAGAAAAAATAATTATTGACACGATTCAGAATGAGGCTGCAAAGTACAGCGCTTATACAGATTCATAA
- a CDS encoding hybrid sensor histidine kinase/response regulator produces the protein MMSSLSERLLVHYDKNNYIIIQKVKVIYGVCFALLFVTIIYFFYLLYEYPENTAILIPLVFMHLLMYLFIYLLYRGHFSFVAHFVLISILTGIWMAIFLDKGEVLSRMDSVLLVMGILALSPLVIVRRGKVIILYYGVNVLVLYVIVFSMMKQGQLLPAESVEFLLDATIGFLFSGIVSFHVHKISINALERYIENANEIMRQKNEMEQVNEQLQASMEELEATNEAFERQNQELLEAQHELKDSEYRFKVLHEASSGGIGIHDKGMLIDCNQGLCDLTGYTYDELIGMNGLLLIAEDFRDMVMKNIMSGYEESYDAMGVRKDGTRYYLEILGKQIPYHGAVVRVTEFRDITARKEAEIALQKEKEQLAVTLRSIGDGVITTDLDGRVALINGVAEVLTGFSQEEAVGTHFIEIFRIQPRGGAGLTINPVELVIKSGNTVNLERDIELIGRDGIARIIEDSAAPIKNIDGEIIGVVLVFRDVTRRDFIEKELNKMQQLESLGVLAGGIAHDFNNILSSILGNVSLAKLETMTQEERMQCINDAEKAAIQARHLTSQLLTFSRGGVPVRETAEIKDIITDSVIFSLSGSNVKCQYEFSDDLWHGVVDKAQISQVIQNLVINAKQSMPGGGLLQIRAENVSLPEQNEFHLYAGDYLKISIRDQGGGIPRDLQARIFDPYFSTKKKGHGLGLSVVYSVITKHDGYVTVDSEPGKGTMFTIYLPATKDRLAEKKQEDEAACFQSGKILFMDDEEGVRRVAEKMLRSLGCEVKTAADGGEVLREYSEAMKNMVPYDLVIMDVTVPGGMGGKEAIGKLKEINPHVKAIVSSGYSNDPVMAEYRKYGFRAVIVKPYRLDELSKEVIAVLSEKF, from the coding sequence ATGATGTCATCGTTGTCCGAAAGATTACTGGTCCACTATGATAAGAATAATTATATAATCATCCAGAAAGTAAAGGTGATTTATGGAGTATGCTTTGCCCTGCTTTTTGTGACCATTATTTATTTTTTCTATCTTCTCTATGAATACCCTGAAAATACGGCCATACTGATCCCCCTTGTTTTTATGCACCTGCTCATGTATCTCTTCATATATCTGCTGTACAGGGGACATTTTTCTTTTGTGGCTCATTTTGTCCTTATCTCAATACTAACGGGTATCTGGATGGCCATTTTTCTGGATAAGGGTGAAGTATTATCACGCATGGATTCAGTACTTCTGGTCATGGGAATCCTGGCTCTTTCGCCTCTTGTAATCGTGCGCAGAGGAAAAGTAATAATTCTCTATTATGGGGTCAACGTCCTGGTCCTGTATGTGATAGTATTTTCAATGATGAAGCAGGGACAACTATTACCGGCGGAATCCGTCGAGTTTCTTCTCGACGCCACAATAGGTTTTCTTTTTTCCGGCATCGTGTCCTTTCATGTGCATAAGATCAGCATCAACGCTCTGGAAAGATATATTGAAAACGCCAATGAGATAATGCGTCAGAAAAATGAAATGGAGCAGGTGAATGAACAGCTGCAGGCATCAATGGAGGAACTGGAAGCTACCAATGAAGCCTTCGAGCGACAGAATCAGGAGCTCCTGGAAGCGCAGCACGAACTGAAAGACAGCGAATATCGCTTCAAAGTTTTGCATGAGGCATCATCGGGCGGTATAGGCATTCATGACAAGGGAATGCTGATAGACTGCAACCAGGGACTATGCGACCTCACGGGATATACTTATGATGAACTCATAGGTATGAACGGCTTATTGCTCATCGCCGAGGATTTCCGCGACATGGTTATGAAGAACATCATGAGCGGGTACGAGGAGTCCTATGATGCCATGGGAGTGCGAAAGGATGGGACGCGATACTATCTGGAAATTCTGGGAAAGCAGATTCCTTATCATGGGGCCGTTGTCAGGGTAACGGAGTTCAGGGATATTACCGCCAGGAAAGAAGCAGAAATCGCTCTCCAAAAGGAAAAAGAGCAACTGGCCGTTACGCTACGCAGCATAGGCGACGGAGTCATTACCACTGACCTGGATGGAAGGGTTGCCCTGATAAACGGGGTTGCCGAGGTTCTGACAGGCTTTTCTCAGGAAGAGGCGGTGGGAACGCATTTTATAGAAATATTCAGGATACAGCCACGGGGAGGCGCAGGACTCACGATTAATCCCGTTGAACTGGTGATAAAGTCGGGCAACACGGTAAACCTCGAGAGGGATATAGAACTGATCGGCAGGGACGGTATCGCCAGGATCATTGAAGACAGTGCAGCGCCCATTAAAAATATCGACGGTGAAATCATCGGCGTGGTCCTGGTGTTTCGTGATGTTACCAGGCGTGATTTTATAGAAAAGGAACTGAACAAGATGCAGCAGCTTGAATCTCTTGGTGTTCTTGCCGGCGGCATAGCCCATGATTTCAACAATATTCTCTCTTCGATCCTGGGCAATGTAAGCCTGGCAAAACTGGAGACGATGACACAGGAAGAGAGAATGCAGTGCATAAATGATGCGGAAAAAGCGGCAATTCAGGCGCGTCATCTCACCTCCCAGCTGTTGACATTCTCCAGGGGGGGGGTGCCCGTCCGTGAAACAGCTGAGATAAAAGATATCATCACTGACTCGGTAATCTTCAGTCTGAGCGGTTCCAATGTGAAATGCCAGTATGAATTCAGTGACGATCTCTGGCACGGTGTCGTGGACAAGGCGCAGATAAGCCAGGTTATACAGAATCTCGTGATCAATGCGAAGCAATCCATGCCGGGAGGCGGGCTTCTGCAGATACGGGCTGAAAATGTATCGCTGCCGGAACAGAATGAGTTCCATCTCTATGCCGGTGATTATTTGAAAATTTCAATCCGGGACCAGGGCGGGGGGATTCCCCGGGACCTGCAGGCGAGAATATTCGATCCCTATTTTTCCACGAAGAAGAAGGGGCACGGACTTGGTCTTTCCGTCGTATATTCAGTAATCACGAAACATGACGGATACGTGACCGTGGATTCCGAACCGGGCAAGGGGACGATGTTCACCATTTATCTTCCTGCCACTAAAGACAGACTTGCCGAAAAAAAACAGGAAGACGAAGCCGCCTGTTTCCAGAGCGGGAAAATTCTCTTCATGGATGATGAAGAGGGAGTCCGCCGGGTGGCTGAGAAGATGCTTCGGAGTCTGGGCTGTGAGGTGAAGACTGCTGCGGACGGGGGTGAGGTTTTACGGGAATACTCTGAAGCCATGAAAAATATGGTACCGTATGACCTGGTTATAATGGATGTGACCGTTCCGGGAGGCATGGGTGGTAAAGAGGCAATAGGTAAACTGAAAGAAATCAATCCTCATGTGAAGGCCATTGTTTCCAGCGGATATTCCAATGATCCGGTAATGGCGGAATACCGGAAATACGGGTTCCGGGCCGTCATCGTCAAACCCTATCGTCTTGATGAACTGAGCAAAGAAGTGATTGCCGTATTGAGTGAGAAGTTCTGA
- the tig gene encoding trigger factor has product MEVVTLNIRDKKLENSRVELEIELPAERVEIEYKSVFDGIQKNAKVDGFRKGKAPIQMVERKYMEYADQEVAENLMKSAIVDAITEKTLNPISEPAYSFDSVRRGDPFSFKAVIEVYPTIELATYKEIHADEKVCNVTDEDIKDEIDSIRERYATVTKKDENGIIENGNLAKIKVKRVDEAQEDDNFKDYSIIVGKTKDDSALDKKIVGMKAGEEKEVEVKYPKDYHIKELAGEKVKYLVKIEEVSTMELPPLDDDLAKKANYESVDDMKTKTSEYIHNFVSTKTRGESKSQIIESIVKNCTFDIPESMVYAEMSAIYKKTKDRIAYQMGIPAQNLSDYPMDDFAEIMGMNPEDFRAKIKTEAEASVKTTLMLAEVVRKENLAVSEERFKEFVEKFAKGYGMAAEQVEEMIQKNNSRENIENELILEVAMDFLYDNAKIKKLKPISLQDLVRQQ; this is encoded by the coding sequence ATAGAGGTAGTAACATTGAATATTCGGGATAAAAAACTGGAAAACTCAAGGGTAGAACTGGAAATCGAACTTCCCGCAGAGCGCGTGGAGATAGAGTATAAATCTGTTTTTGACGGCATACAGAAAAACGCTAAAGTAGACGGATTCCGGAAAGGGAAGGCCCCGATTCAGATGGTTGAAAGAAAATATATGGAATATGCCGATCAGGAAGTGGCTGAAAACCTGATGAAAAGCGCTATTGTAGACGCCATAACTGAAAAAACCCTCAATCCTATCTCTGAGCCGGCATACAGTTTTGATTCGGTCAGAAGAGGTGATCCGTTTTCCTTCAAAGCAGTGATTGAAGTATATCCCACCATAGAATTGGCCACCTATAAAGAGATTCACGCCGACGAAAAGGTCTGTAATGTTACCGATGAGGATATAAAAGATGAAATAGATTCCATCCGTGAACGGTATGCCACAGTGACTAAAAAGGATGAAAATGGAATCATTGAGAATGGCAACCTGGCCAAGATCAAGGTTAAAAGAGTTGATGAGGCTCAAGAGGATGATAACTTTAAAGATTATTCCATAATTGTGGGAAAAACAAAGGATGATTCAGCCCTGGACAAGAAAATTGTCGGAATGAAGGCCGGTGAAGAGAAAGAGGTTGAAGTCAAATATCCCAAAGACTATCATATAAAGGAACTGGCGGGAGAAAAGGTCAAATACCTGGTCAAAATTGAAGAGGTCAGTACCATGGAATTGCCGCCTCTCGATGATGACCTGGCTAAAAAAGCCAACTATGAGTCAGTGGACGATATGAAGACTAAGACCTCGGAGTATATCCATAATTTTGTGTCCACCAAGACCAGGGGGGAATCCAAATCTCAGATTATAGAATCGATAGTTAAAAATTGTACCTTTGATATTCCCGAATCCATGGTCTATGCCGAAATGAGCGCTATCTACAAGAAGACAAAGGATAGAATAGCATATCAAATGGGAATTCCGGCACAGAATCTCAGCGACTATCCTATGGATGATTTTGCTGAAATAATGGGAATGAATCCCGAAGACTTCAGGGCTAAAATCAAGACCGAGGCCGAGGCATCGGTGAAAACCACCCTGATGCTGGCCGAGGTGGTCAGGAAGGAGAATCTTGCCGTGAGCGAAGAAAGATTCAAGGAATTTGTGGAAAAATTTGCCAAGGGATACGGTATGGCTGCCGAGCAGGTTGAGGAAATGATCCAGAAAAACAACTCCAGGGAAAACATTGAAAATGAACTCATCCTTGAGGTGGCCATGGACTTTTTATATGACAATGCAAAAATCAAAAAACTGAAGCCCATATCTCTTCAGGACCTGGTGCGGCAGCAGTAA
- the clpP gene encoding ATP-dependent Clp endopeptidase, proteolytic subunit ClpP has protein sequence MSLVPIVIEQTSRGERSYDIYSRLLKDRIIFLGEQINDHISSLIIAQMLFLEADDPDKDIYLYINSPGGVVTSGLAIYDTMQYIKPDVATICIGQAASMGSLLLNAGAAGKRSALPNSRIMIHQPMGGFEGQASDIEIHAQEIIKVKKRLNGIYSKHTGKPLEKVEKDMDRDYFMSAQDAVEYGIIDKVIERK, from the coding sequence ATGAGTTTGGTACCAATAGTAATTGAGCAAACGAGTCGTGGCGAGAGGTCCTATGACATCTATTCACGTCTTCTGAAGGATAGAATTATTTTTCTTGGTGAACAGATCAATGATCATATTTCGAGTCTGATAATAGCCCAGATGCTTTTTCTTGAGGCCGATGATCCGGACAAGGACATCTATCTTTACATCAACTCACCGGGTGGCGTAGTCACTTCAGGACTTGCCATATATGACACCATGCAGTATATTAAACCCGATGTGGCCACCATCTGCATAGGCCAGGCCGCCTCAATGGGGTCCCTGCTGCTCAATGCCGGTGCCGCGGGAAAACGTTCAGCGCTCCCCAACTCCCGGATAATGATTCATCAGCCCATGGGCGGATTTGAAGGGCAGGCTTCGGATATTGAAATACATGCCCAGGAAATAATAAAAGTTAAAAAGCGGTTGAACGGTATTTATTCCAAGCATACGGGTAAACCGCTGGAAAAAGTAGAAAAGGATATGGATCGTGATTATTTCATGTCAGCTCAGGATGCCGTAGAATATGGGATCATTGACAAGGTTATAGAAAGAAAATAA
- a CDS encoding ATP-dependent Clp protease ATP-binding subunit ClpX, producing MASKKKDMKPKLFCSFCGKSQEVVKKLVAGPDVYICDECIELCNEIVAEERDSTFESNFSNLPKPREIKDILDQYVIGQEESKKVLSVAVYNHYKRIFSNTNLKKNDVELEKSNILLAGPTGSGKTLLAQTLARILQVPFAIVDATSLTEAGYVGEDVENILLRLIQNADGDLKKAEIGIIYIDEIDKISRKSDNPSITRDVSGEGVQQALLKIIEGTIANVPPQGGRKHPHQEFISIDTKNILFIVGGAFVGLDKIVQQRIGNKTLGFGAEIKSKKEINECNILRQVNPEDMIKYGLIPEFVGRLPIVAVLDELDKEALVRILMEPKNALIKQYNKIFSFEEVELVFRKDAIEEIATIAMSRESGARGLRAVLEKIMLDLMYDIPSKDNIEKIIIARNMVRGTEQAEIIYREEEKSA from the coding sequence ATGGCTTCTAAAAAGAAAGATATGAAACCAAAATTATTTTGTTCATTTTGCGGCAAAAGTCAGGAAGTGGTTAAAAAGCTCGTAGCCGGTCCTGATGTTTATATATGCGATGAATGCATCGAGCTGTGCAATGAAATTGTGGCAGAAGAAAGGGACAGCACCTTTGAAAGCAATTTCAGCAATCTGCCCAAGCCCCGTGAAATAAAAGATATTCTCGATCAGTATGTGATTGGCCAGGAAGAATCCAAAAAGGTATTATCCGTGGCCGTTTACAACCATTATAAAAGAATTTTCAGCAATACAAATCTGAAAAAGAATGATGTGGAACTGGAAAAGAGCAATATCCTTCTTGCCGGTCCTACCGGTTCAGGGAAGACACTTCTGGCCCAGACCCTGGCCAGGATACTCCAGGTTCCCTTTGCCATTGTTGATGCCACGTCGCTTACTGAAGCGGGATATGTGGGAGAGGATGTGGAGAATATTCTTCTCAGGCTTATTCAGAATGCCGATGGTGATCTGAAAAAAGCCGAAATAGGAATAATCTATATTGATGAGATCGATAAAATTTCGCGCAAGAGCGATAATCCTTCAATAACCAGGGACGTATCGGGCGAAGGTGTTCAGCAGGCGCTCCTGAAGATCATAGAGGGAACAATCGCTAATGTTCCGCCCCAGGGAGGACGGAAGCATCCCCACCAGGAATTTATATCCATCGATACGAAGAACATACTTTTCATTGTGGGCGGTGCCTTTGTCGGTCTTGATAAAATCGTCCAGCAGCGGATCGGTAACAAGACTTTGGGATTCGGCGCTGAAATAAAATCTAAAAAAGAAATTAATGAATGCAATATACTGAGGCAGGTTAATCCCGAGGATATGATAAAGTACGGTCTTATCCCGGAATTTGTCGGACGTCTGCCTATTGTGGCCGTCCTGGATGAACTGGATAAAGAGGCGCTGGTGCGGATACTCATGGAGCCGAAAAACGCCCTGATCAAACAGTACAATAAAATATTCTCATTTGAAGAAGTTGAACTGGTTTTCCGCAAGGACGCCATTGAAGAAATTGCAACTATTGCCATGAGCAGGGAATCGGGAGCGAGAGGACTGCGGGCTGTACTGGAAAAGATAATGCTGGATCTCATGTATGATATTCCTTCCAAGGATAATATTGAAAAAATTATAATTGCCCGGAACATGGTCCGGGGTACGGAGCAGGCCGAGATTATCTACAGGGAAGAAGAAAAATCGGCATAA